The following proteins are encoded in a genomic region of Pelodictyon phaeoclathratiforme BU-1:
- a CDS encoding CoB--CoM heterodisulfide reductase iron-sulfur subunit A family protein: protein MSVETILIVGGGISGITTAVEAAEVGYNTVLVEKNPYLGGRVAQLNKYFPKLCPPYCGLEMNFRRIKLNPKITVYTLTEVEEVSGKEGNFSVRLKVNPRYVNEKCTSCNACVDVCPAERLNEFNFGMDKTRAIYRPHEMAHPMRYVIERNACSDPSCNKCVTACKYNAIDLAMKPETVEIKAGSIVYATGWKPYDAANMENLGFGRIKNVITNMMLERLAAPNGPTGGKILRPSDGREVKKVVFVQCAGSRDENHLNYCSAICCMASLKQATYIRERIPDAEVFIAYIDLRTPGKYEDFLGKVQADEHVKMVKGKVAMIEEDSATGNVIVTSEDVEGGRKSRQIADMVVLATGMVPSVKENAMLNFEQNGFIQAGKTPGIYSVGVAKRPSDVTSSIQDATGTALKSIQSLVRS, encoded by the coding sequence ATGTCAGTTGAAACTATTCTAATTGTTGGCGGTGGCATCAGTGGCATAACCACTGCCGTTGAGGCTGCAGAGGTTGGTTATAACACCGTTCTTGTTGAGAAAAATCCATACCTGGGGGGACGGGTGGCGCAGCTTAACAAGTATTTTCCAAAACTATGCCCCCCCTATTGTGGTCTGGAGATGAATTTCAGACGCATCAAGCTTAATCCAAAAATAACCGTCTACACCTTGACCGAAGTAGAGGAGGTGAGCGGTAAAGAGGGGAATTTCAGCGTCAGGTTAAAGGTAAATCCACGGTATGTGAATGAAAAATGCACATCCTGTAACGCCTGTGTGGACGTATGCCCTGCTGAAAGGCTCAATGAGTTTAATTTCGGAATGGACAAGACCAGGGCAATCTATCGGCCCCATGAAATGGCCCATCCCATGAGATACGTTATAGAGCGAAACGCGTGCAGTGATCCTTCATGCAACAAATGTGTGACGGCTTGCAAATATAATGCTATCGATCTGGCTATGAAGCCGGAAACCGTAGAGATCAAGGCTGGCAGTATTGTTTATGCCACAGGCTGGAAGCCTTATGATGCCGCCAATATGGAAAACCTCGGTTTCGGACGAATCAAAAACGTCATTACCAACATGATGCTGGAACGGCTTGCTGCGCCAAACGGGCCAACCGGAGGGAAAATTCTCAGGCCATCCGATGGGCGAGAGGTGAAAAAGGTCGTGTTTGTGCAGTGCGCAGGATCACGGGACGAAAATCATCTGAATTACTGTTCGGCAATCTGCTGTATGGCATCCCTTAAACAGGCAACCTACATCAGGGAGCGCATTCCCGATGCAGAGGTATTTATTGCCTACATAGATTTGAGAACACCAGGCAAGTACGAAGATTTTCTCGGAAAGGTACAGGCCGACGAACACGTCAAGATGGTTAAAGGCAAAGTCGCCATGATCGAAGAAGATTCCGCAACTGGCAATGTTATCGTTACCTCCGAAGATGTCGAAGGTGGCAGAAAAAGTCGTCAGATTGCTGATATGGTGGTGCTGGCCACGGGTATGGTACCTTCTGTAAAGGAAAATGCCATGCTGAATTTTGAGCAAAACGGATTTATTCAGGCTGGCAAGACGCCCGGCATCTATTCTGTCGGCGTAGCGAAAAGGCCATCTGATGTTACATCATCCATTCAGGACGCAACCGGGACGGCATTGAAAAGCATTCAAAGTTTGGTGAGGAGTTAA
- a CDS encoding FAD-dependent oxidoreductase, producing MADDNKIGVYLCTDCGIGEMLNVDELEAVAKKEFKVPVCKKHPFLCSREGVQIIKDDINNGEVNKIVIAACSPRVNTDVFNFDPLKYVTERVNLREQVVWVKSSTEKTNEGSQMMAADYMRMGITRIGKSSIPEPKYTDVNRTLLVVGGGVTGLTAALEASKAGYKSVLVEKARELGGQAKKMYKVFPTAPPFAELEKPTILAKIEEARNDGNISIHTDTTIASIEGGPGMYKVTINKQGTTESFEAGAIVLATGWRPYNPDNLAHLGYGKFRNVITNLQMEELVTKGNGKVLRPSDGKPAKNVVFIQCAGQRDEKHVPYCSSVCCNVSLKQAKYVRDSDPDAGAFVIYKDMRTLGLYENFYKTSQDDEGVFLTKGEVLGLEEGPGGNIYVEINNHLLGRTMKINADMVVLATGMVSGMVPEDRGVNNLTPEYIGNFVKRETSDGEIVELEPLSLALNLKYRQGPEMPHLKWGFPDSHFICFPYETKRTGIYAAGAVRHPMDAVQSVGDATGAALKAIQCIELTAQGRAVHPRTWDRTYPEIRVESCTQCRRCTVECPFGAYDEEKDGTPLLYPSRCRRCGVCMGACPQRVISFKDYSVDMISSVLKSIEVPDSGTFILCFVCENDAYPALDMLGLNRVGLNTNFRFIPLRCLGGLNLVWIADALSQGVDGILLLGCKFGDDYQCHYIKGSQMANERLGKVQETLSRLMLESERVEQVQLAINEWEKLPGIIEEFSKKVEAIGENPYKGF from the coding sequence ATGGCTGACGATAATAAAATTGGAGTATACCTCTGTACCGACTGCGGAATCGGAGAGATGTTGAATGTTGACGAACTCGAAGCCGTAGCAAAAAAAGAGTTCAAGGTACCCGTCTGCAAAAAACATCCGTTTCTCTGTAGCCGGGAAGGTGTTCAGATAATCAAGGACGACATCAATAACGGTGAGGTCAACAAGATTGTCATTGCCGCATGTTCGCCAAGAGTGAATACCGATGTTTTTAATTTCGACCCGTTAAAGTATGTAACCGAACGGGTCAATCTGAGAGAACAGGTAGTCTGGGTCAAGTCCTCGACAGAAAAGACAAACGAGGGAAGCCAGATGATGGCTGCCGACTATATGCGGATGGGCATAACAAGGATTGGCAAATCAAGTATCCCTGAACCGAAGTACACCGATGTCAACCGGACACTGCTTGTGGTCGGAGGAGGCGTTACCGGCCTTACTGCAGCGCTTGAGGCATCAAAAGCTGGCTATAAATCCGTGCTTGTTGAAAAAGCACGGGAGCTTGGAGGCCAGGCGAAAAAGATGTATAAAGTCTTCCCGACTGCACCACCCTTTGCGGAGCTTGAAAAGCCGACAATACTCGCAAAAATCGAGGAGGCACGGAACGACGGAAACATCAGCATCCATACGGATACCACCATTGCTTCCATAGAGGGCGGTCCAGGGATGTACAAGGTCACGATTAACAAACAGGGTACAACCGAGAGCTTCGAAGCTGGCGCCATTGTCCTTGCAACAGGCTGGCGTCCCTACAATCCTGATAACCTTGCGCATCTCGGTTACGGAAAATTCCGCAACGTGATCACAAACCTTCAGATGGAGGAACTTGTCACCAAAGGCAACGGCAAGGTACTCAGACCCTCCGACGGCAAACCGGCAAAAAACGTTGTTTTTATCCAGTGTGCAGGTCAGAGAGATGAAAAGCATGTTCCCTACTGTTCCTCTGTTTGTTGCAATGTATCGCTCAAACAGGCCAAATATGTCAGAGACTCGGATCCGGATGCTGGTGCATTTGTCATATACAAAGACATGCGTACCCTCGGGCTGTACGAAAACTTCTACAAGACATCCCAGGATGACGAAGGCGTTTTTCTGACCAAAGGCGAAGTTCTTGGTCTTGAAGAGGGTCCGGGAGGAAATATATACGTCGAAATCAACAACCATCTTCTCGGCAGAACGATGAAGATCAATGCTGATATGGTCGTACTTGCCACCGGCATGGTATCTGGCATGGTTCCTGAAGACAGAGGTGTAAATAATCTCACTCCTGAGTACATCGGCAATTTTGTCAAGAGAGAAACCTCTGATGGAGAAATCGTAGAGCTGGAGCCACTAAGTCTTGCCCTGAACCTGAAATACCGCCAAGGCCCTGAAATGCCGCATCTCAAATGGGGCTTTCCTGATTCACACTTTATCTGCTTCCCTTACGAGACCAAAAGAACGGGCATCTATGCCGCTGGCGCTGTCCGCCATCCGATGGACGCAGTGCAGTCGGTAGGCGATGCAACGGGCGCAGCACTTAAAGCTATCCAGTGTATCGAACTCACGGCGCAAGGGCGTGCCGTGCATCCCAGAACCTGGGATCGTACCTATCCGGAAATCAGGGTTGAAAGCTGCACCCAATGCAGACGATGCACGGTCGAATGCCCCTTTGGAGCCTACGATGAGGAGAAAGATGGCACCCCGCTTCTCTATCCTTCACGCTGTCGTCGCTGTGGAGTATGCATGGGCGCATGTCCACAACGGGTTATCTCATTCAAGGACTACAGTGTTGACATGATTTCCTCTGTCCTGAAATCAATCGAAGTCCCTGACTCGGGTACCTTTATTCTCTGTTTTGTCTGTGAAAACGACGCCTATCCCGCACTTGACATGCTGGGACTGAACCGGGTTGGCCTGAATACCAATTTCAGGTTTATTCCCTTACGCTGCCTCGGTGGCCTGAATCTGGTCTGGATTGCCGATGCCCTCTCACAGGGTGTTGACGGTATCCTGCTTCTCGGTTGTAAATTCGGAGATGACTATCAGTGCCACTATATCAAGGGCAGTCAGATGGCAAATGAACGACTTGGAAAGGTTCAGGAGACTCTTAGTCGTCTGATGCTTGAATCGGAAAGGGTTGAACAGGTACAGCTTGCTATCAATGAGTGGGAAAAACTGCCTGGCATTATCGAGGAGTTCTCAAAAAAAGTTGAAGCAATTGGTGAAAATCCGTACAAAGGATTCTAA